One window from the genome of Aptenodytes patagonicus chromosome 4, bAptPat1.pri.cur, whole genome shotgun sequence encodes:
- the LOC143159943 gene encoding uncharacterized protein LOC143159943, whose translation MCFGSLATDPNNLTVIQTPTKIHLSIGDYTEIVCIWEKSVVRYRVSWYLVNKENITKTISSKLFYVSKVTHESKDVLVIKSASVNDTGFYYCEIIIEIPFCKKLCGSGTTVIVEEKEAHSLKKRDLAIWAIIPFLVAVGSFYLCYKKKQLSELSGRHQEEQMLEVAELCGRNESTNEAAEENSSCNSAEWAVSTLYESLDSFCNESRGKDDKSTATMVFNAADKQLPQTRAAEKSRMRQGSVYFDVQN comes from the exons CTACAGATCCCAATAATTTAACAGTCATCCAAACACCAACGAAAATACATCTATCAATTGGAGACTACACTGAAATCGTCTGTATTTGGGAAAAATCTGTTGTGAGGTACAGAGTAAGCTGGTATCTTGTTAATAAAGAGAACATCACCAAAACTATATCATCAAAACTTTTCTATGTATCCAAAGTCACCCATGAAAGCAAGGATGTGCTAGTGATAAAATCTGCCAGTGTAAATGACACAGGATTTTACTACTGTGAGATAATTATTGAAATACCTTTCTGTAAGAAACTATGTGGAAGTGGGACAACAGTGATTGTTGAAGAGAAAG AAGCTCACTCATTAAAGAAGAGAGATTTGGCAATATGGGCCATCATTCCTTTCTTAGTGGCAGTGGGAAGCTTCTATCTTTGCTACAAAAAGAAACAGCTCTCAGAACTTTCTG GAAGGCATCAGGAGGAGCAGATGCTCGAAGTTGCAGAACTTTGTGGGAGAAATGAATCCACCAACGAAGCAGCTGAGGAAAACTCATCATGTAATTCTGCTGAATGG gcTGTGTCTACACTTTATGAATCACTTGATTCTTTTTGCAATGAATCAAGAGGAAAAGATGACAAATCCACTGCGACTATGGTATTCAATGCAGCAGATAAGCAACTCCCACAAACTAGGGCAGCTGAAAAGTCTAGAATGAGACAAGGATCCGTCTACTTTGATGTTCAGAACTAA